The Arvicola amphibius chromosome 4, mArvAmp1.2, whole genome shotgun sequence genome includes the window TGCCCTCTTAACGGTGTTTGGTTCCTGGCCTTTGGGCAGACACTGTGTCCAGGTGCACTTGACCTACAGCCTCCTGGGTCCCAGGACCCACCGTCCGCCCAGTCTACCCTCCACAGAGGGCTGCCCACCGTCCGCCCAGTCTACCCTCCACAGAGGGCTGCCCACCGTCCGCCCAGTCTACCCTATCGGGACTGTACTCAAGTGGTGGTACCATAGCCCACACTGTCCAGTTGTGTGCCCCCTCCACTGCCTGCACCAAGACAGGCTCCTCTCTGCCAGGTTCCCCTCCTACAGCTTTGACAAGCTCTTTTTGCCTACTCACCCCCCACCCTGCACACCTCTTCCCCAGTTGCCCTAGCTGTGGTAGGCAGCCTTGAGAGAAGGACCTGTCACCCTCATCCCTGGCACAGGGAGGTGACTACATGACAGTGACCATGCCCTGTTTGTTTGGGCCTCAGTTCCCTTTGTTCGAGGACTTGGAGGGCATTTGCTAAGCATTGCCGACTCTGGATCTGGGTGACATGGGGAAGAGAAATGGGTCCATCTCCCGCCCACCCACAGGTCCACCACATTGGACAGGCCTGTTGGTGAGCCAGGCAGTTGCAGGGGTGGGAGAACCCGTCTGGTTATGGCCTCACGTACTCACACAGCGCCCCCTTTACCAGGCCCAGCAGCAAGTGCTGGGGGCCAATGCACAGAGGCTTGAGGCCCGGGTAGTTTCGCCCTTCGGAGGCTGGTGTCACTGGAGCCCCTGCCATCCTGTCCGGGCAGCAGCAAGGATGGTGACTGGAAATGAGTGGGGACCACCGACACCCCCACAGCTCCCTGGAGAAGCAGGTGGATGAGAGGCCTCTATCTAGCCCTGGACGCGTGGGGCCGTGGGCCTCCTGTGCTGCTTGATGGGAGAATGTGTCTTGAGTGGACACTGGGGTTTGCTGCTAGCCCCTGGACATACCTGCAGCCCGAGAGCCTGTGGGTGTCCGTAAGcgtatacatacacactcaagAAGGGCCCCTGACCCCTCGGTGGCTCTGCACTCCTGGGCACACACACCCCCAATCACCGCCCTGCAGCCACTCTTCCTATATGGCTGGTGGTGGTAAACTGGCCTCTGGCCAGGACCATGCAATCCAAGGGCCTGCATGCCCTGTTGGCTACATCCTGCCTCGTGTTCAAAGGACACTTGGCCAGGTTTCTAGGCTTTAAGCCTACAGGTCCCTTTTGGGTCCCCCACCTTTCTTACATGGGTCTAGATTTGCTCAGAGCAAGGCTGGACCCCTGGGCTCCAAGCCCTTATCTCAGAGTCTGTGGCTGGCTCCCCTTCACTTTGTCTGCAGAAGCCCGTCCCCACAGGGGCCGTCTGGATATTCTGGCCTAGATCCTGCTGCAGAGCAGAGGCTTCCAGGCTGCAGCCGGACCACCCTAGAGATGCCCTCTACAGGGTAGTGTGGGCACTCTCCCTCACAGAGTGGTAACCTGCCCCATACCCTGGTCAGGGGAGAATAGGGTGTACCCTACAGCCACTGTGGGGCTCCTGCCTGCAGGCAGGGCTGGGAGAATACAGGGCTGGGGTGGGCCGCACAGGGAATATTTTTTGTAATTTGCTGGAGTGAATGGAGATGGGGTGATTCTAAGTTATTGTTGCCAAAGACATGTAAAGTATATTGTTGCTTTGGGAGCTGGgcaatgtgttttgtttttgttgtttttagtttgagGCTTAGGATGCTGGTGCAATGATTTTCTTGTTCCTTGTTTTTTAAGAGAAAccaagctaagaaaaaaaaaaaaaaaaacagcctttgTGCTCAGTGTTTTCTTTCCGGGTCTGTAGCTAACACTCCCAGAGGGATGGCAGACAGGAACCCAGCGGtcatctctcctttccctccagaAGGCTCTCTTAGGTCAGATGAGCCGGCACCTTGCAGAGTAGCCCTCTGCCCACCCTAGCCTGTCCTCAGGCAGTAGCGGTGGAGGGGGGCAGGGGACGGAACTCCCTACTCCTCACTCTGCCCTGTTGGGGGACTAGCCCGTGTGCCCATGATGAGTAGGCGGCTCCAGAGGTCCCGCCTGGGTCTTCTCTGCACCCTAGAGCTCCTGCCATCGACTCAGTTCATGGCACTGCTGCAAAGATCTGATGCAGTCTCATAAGGGCCTGCGTTTTAACTGAAGCGGAGAGGCAGTGGGGGAGCTGGGCTCGGCCGGGCTCGCCTCTAGCGCAACAGCACAGCTGTGCTTGTGATAAATTATTCTTATAAGGGTACAGGTGTGCCCCGCCCTGTTCCTGGCCATGCTCCCAGGCTAACAGAACACACCGTAACAGGTGGGTACATGTTTATtgaccagacacacatgtgggctaaaaaattaaaaataaaaaaaaaattcagcatggGAACGGGCCCCCTTCCAGCTACAGGCTGACAGAATGTCCTCTTCTGTGTTCAGAGGCACTTGCGGTTCCACAGTTGGGGTCATAGATGCCTGCCCCTTAAGTGCTGGCCCTCTGTTGGGGCACATCCGTGGCTGGCATACTTGACTTCTGGAGGCGGCAGCCTCCGCTCCAGGATCACCTGGGATCCAGCCCCAGGCCGGGCTGACGTGAAGGACTGTCAGGGAGTGGGGCAGGGCTGTCTTCTCCAGACAGGAGCACACGGCGGCGGTTGCCCTGGGTATGGCGTGGGTGGTGGACGCATTGGTGACGCGTAGGAGCCCGTCAGCTGAGCAGAGGGGCTGATCTGTCGTTGGTCACTGTCGGTTTCAGATGGACGTTGGCGAAGGGATTCCTGGGGAGAGAAGAGCAGGTTCAGTTTGGACAGGTGCTTCGGCTAAGCTGTGCCACCAAGCTACTCCTGAGACCCCCAGTACTAGACCCCAATGGCTTATTCTTGGAGCCAGGCAGAGCTGGGTGCCATCTCAAGACCTGTTAGCCCCTAGCGTGACCACCCACTGACACCTTACATGTTCCACGCTGGGTGGCAGAGTGGGCATGATGGTGAGGACCGGCTGTTCCCTTCCCGACAATGTCCTTAAGGAAGGCCTGCTATGGTTTGgtaagcccccacccccaggccgAGCCCAAGGAGTGGTTCTCCCGTGCACAGAGGACAGCTCAGCGGGTCACACGAACCAGCCCAGGCATGCAGGGCGCCGCAGGAGGCACACTGTAGACACGCAGACACGACAGACACGAGGCGCACGCGCCCCGACTCTACAGGCTGCGGATGGACACCACGGCCACTGCCTTGGCCAGGCGGCAGAGGGACTGGCCACCTCCCTGAGTGGTGGCTAAGCCACCAAGTGCCCCTCAGGCCACAGCTGATACACAGGGACAAGACTCAAGACAAGAAGTGGGAATGGAACAGATGAGCAAGAATGGGCTGCGGCAGCCCAGCCCTCCCGGAAGCCTGTCCTGCAGTCCCTGTCAGGCCTGGGAGGACCCGCTCAGGTGGGAACAGCGCAAGGCAGTAGGTGGGAGGGGCCAGGCAGCTCCACAGTGACAGCACGGATGGCGCGTGAACACGGGGACTCGCGAGGCACAGGACTGCACTTCCAAGGAAGCGTGCTTGGCTCTACATCCATTACCTGGAATGTCACCTCTGTGCCTGGTGGGTTCTCAGAAGCCCAGGGTGGGCGAGCAGGCTCTCCATTCAGGGTCCCCAGGAAGACCTCCTAGGTAGAGTCTCACCCTACATTTTCCTGAAGATTACATTTTCTACAGATCTGAAACACTCGAGCTGTGAAGGTTTGAAAGGTGGAGCCCAGGGAGGCGTGCAGATCCCTGCTGGCTCTGTTGCTGCTCACCTCTGCCCAGAGCCTAAGAGGTTAGGGGCCACCACCTGCTGCTCTGCCTGCAGCTTGAGGTCTGCCCCACGCCAGGCTTCTCTACTCTGCATCCCCTCCCTGTGAGACTGGACCCTGCCATCGTAGTGAGGGTGCTAGCTGCAGGCTCCGGCATGGCCAGGCTGTCCCTGGCTCACTCCACATTCTACAGAAGGGTTCTCAAGCCGGGCAAAGGCAACAGCTCTGGGGAGACTTGAATGAGGACAGGTCTTTCTGTTGAGGGGATGGGACAGAACAGAGCAATGAGCAGGTCCCAGGGCAGGGTTATCATGGGACCAGGCCTGAGCAGTATGGCTGACATATTTACAGAACACGCCCGACTACTGCCCACTGACTCCCATtctaactcacagaaagagtCATCACCAGCTAGGACCAGAGAGGAAGTCCAGACCCAGAGTGCCCCACCCAAAAGGCTCTCTGTTCTCAaacactttcttctctcctcccccaaagccacggggggggggggcagttcagAGCACAGAGAACCATCCAGAGACGCCAAAAGCCAAGGCTAAGTCTTGCTCTGTACATGTTCTAGTTAGCAGAatccagggacacacttcctttCAAGGATGCTCAAGAGATATTAACCTGCAGGGGACATGGCCAGCACATGGTATGCCCAGCAGCGGCTATCGCCAACAGTGGGAGGACCCAACAACAGAGCCTGCACCAATAGAAAAGGAGGACCAGGCATCCAGGCCTGGGATCCGGGAACGACAAATGGCGTTTATGCAGGATGGAACCGGCTGATGCAGAATAGTGGGACACCAGCTGGGTACCCGCCTGTGCCAACTCTCTCCCCTGCTCTGCAGACAGCCATCCATGAACACGCTGTGATCAGAAACCTAGAGAGGCTCAACTCCCCTGCATCAGCACagcctgccttcccctcctccgTTTTTCATGATTTTCCTCAACAACCATGGGACGAGAGGCTGGCTGCCGCCGAGGACAGTCCTGCACATACCTGTGGACTTACACAGGACTGGGGTACCCCCAGAACCAAGCCAAGGGTGGTAGCAACCCTCTTGCGGTCCTAAATTCAGGGTGAGGCTGTATGTGGACGGACATCCCTCAACCACAGGTAGCTTCGGAATACCCCTTCACCCAGGCTAGGTGAGCTGGAAGGCTAGGCAGACTGTGGGGAATGTCCAGGGGCCATGTGGCAGCACTGTGCTGAGACTCCAGGTCCATTCTGTTCTATGTCTATCACACCCAAGTCCCAGGCCTAGTGCACACGGGACCCGGTCCCAGGGAGAGCTCCGCCAGCCTCCCTGAGCCTTTCCCCATGCCGCTGCAGGTGAGGACGACATGGCCCTTAACTGGGCAGGAGATGTAGGCCTCCCAGAGAACATCTTAGGTAGGTGTGCAGTTAGAGGCGGGAGGGAGTGGCCGGCCCAGAGTCAGCCAAGGGCATCTCACGCTCTCTGCAAATGTCAGCGGAACTCAGCTACAGAATGCACACTACACAGATTCCCATCTGCCCAAGTGGCCTGGCTGCCCACAGGCTGGGACACGCCACTGTGACTCTCAGGGAGGTAATGACCACTCCTGTTAAGGGACACAGGTCCCGGCTTCTCATGCCACCCCGTCTGTGGTGTGGCGAGGGAGTAAATGCCCCCTCCGCCGTGGTGGGCAATGTGGAGCAgtgccctcctccctgccccaagtggcccacttctccagcaccaagggaCACAGGCAGTCTGGCCAGTGTCTTGTGGCCATGTGAGGAGATGGAGGGAACCGGAAGAGGTAAGAaagatcagaaggcagaggtccACGTGACCCTAGGCCCGGGCTTGGTTCAGCTGTGGCACTCAGCAGCTGGGCTCATACCCACCCCCCACAACACCCTAGGAACACCCAGGTACAAGCTCAGTGATTGGGGAAGGCTGTCCCCCAGGCCACCTTTTGATTGGATGAAGCACCTAGCAGGGAAGGAGAGGATAGATGTGGGCCAGTCCTGGCAGCGAAGGCAGTCACGGGGCAAGGTTAGAACCACAAGCCTCCAGGCAGAAGGAAGGTAGGGGAACCGCAAGCCCAAGGAGGGAACCAGTGGAAAGAAGGCCCAGCGCCCAGAGCGAGGCAACTCGGCAGACTACCAGGCCCTGCCAGGCAGCAGAATCCCCCTGCAGAGGCTGTCCTGATTCAGGCCAGAGGATCCAGCCATAGCCACTGCAGGTGCAGACAGATGGGCCCAAAACCAGGTCAACTTACTAACTCTAGTCAGGGGCAGCTCAAAATCTGGCCACTTCGACATCAACACTGTAAGGAAACACAAGGCTTATTGTCAAACTGGAGCAGCGGATGCGTGTCTAAGGACCCTGGGAAGCAGAAGGCCAGACAGGATGAACACCGGGTGGAGGAGGTGCAGGCTGCCAGGAAGGGACCTGCAGTCCTTGGGTAAACAACCCCACCTGCTGGGCAGAGAGCCGGGTGGGAGGCTCAGGAGTCAGCCAGCACAGACAGAGTCTGCACCAGCCAGGGTGGGAGCCACCTCGGTGCCATCGAGCCGGCCAGCTGGGGTGCACTGAGGTGCGGCCTGGTCCACGCAGCCCCCACACATGCCAGGGAGCTGGAAGGAGGCACCAGACCAACTCAGtgcaataaataaaacctttattcCAACAGTTGACTGCAGTACAGGGCACAGTtcggatttttaaaaaaaaggaaaggaaaaaggaaaaaaaatatttcttagcacTTTACATCTTCATACAAGTTTGCTGTTTTGTGTCTACATTCATCCATTGCACATGGAATCCCCTGGATTGGAAACTTTTTAGCAAAATTAGAACAACACAGAAAGTTCTTTACACAGGTCCAAGTTCTGGCTGTGTTTTCCTTAAATATAAAACAGGGTCTGTCTGTCAGTGTCTGAGCTGCTGCGGCAGACTCGACCAGCCACGCCCTAGTCCTCGGCAGGCTTGTGGAAGGGTTTTGCTAACCACATCAGAGGCGCGTCTGCAGCTTCCCAAGGGCTCCCGCCAGGTGCAGGGTTGAGCCCGCTGGGCCTTGGGCTCCACAGCCCAGAATTCAGTGTGTGAAGAGACAAAAACAGTAGCCACTGAGTCCAGTGTCCCTGTTTCTAAAGTCACCAAGACACACAAAAGATGAGCGTGCCTAGGAGGAGCTGGGCCAGGGCCTGCCTCTCCCCTGGCCCTCTGCAGCCCAGGGGCAACAGGGCCGTGACTCCCTCAAAGGCTGGTTATAGAAATGATTccccagaagtgtgtgtgtggatggatgggtggggttGGTCTCGATGTCTTTGGAATGTCCGCATGTGGCCGGGCAGCACCTGCTTGTCCCCAGCTCCCGCCAGGGCACTGGCATGAGGTAGCGCCACCCTGGTAGGGACGCCGCACTCCGTTCTATATGTACCTGCCCAGCCGGGTCTGCCAAGGGAAGAGGCCCAGTGCCTGGCGTTGGGGGTGGGCAGGGCCTGGCTGGGGTGCAGCCTCCATCACAGGAGCGGCCAGCTTCCTCAGGAGGCTCCCCGAGTGCCCGTGTAAGCCTCTTTACTCGGCGCAGCCCTTGGAAGGGGCCGGGCCTGAGCCCCCAGGGCCCTGAGCCCCTTCCTGTCCTAGAAGACGCCAGTACTCTGGCAGTCAGATGCAGAGTAACAGTACGTACACCGGAGTCCATGcatatctgtttttgtttttaggaaaaaaatagtccttttttcctgtttttcttttttttcatttttttctttctttctttctttttttttttttttttttttttttaaagatttttctttttcttcaaactcTAGACCTGGCTCATGGCCAGCCTTACAAAAGGGATGTGCATCGTGAACACCACGGGGCTAGGGCAGCGGGTGAGGGCACTGCTTTGCCACCCAGCCAGCAGGCCCCGCCTGGCAGTTAATTCTCAAGACTAGGGACACCTGTTGGGGGCATGAGCACAGGGGGCGCAGGGAGCAGCACCATGGACCCTGGGGGATTTCAGAGTCTGGGATCACCAACCAAAAGGCAGGAGCGTGTGGGAAAGAAAACAACCCGGGAACAAACCAACGAGAGCTGAGGAGGGAAACCGGAGGAGACGGGGAAGAGCTCTTCAGAGCAGCTGCCCAGGGTCAGCGTCCTCACACTGTGGACACCAGCGTGCCACTGCCACTGTGGAACAAAGCACAGGACAGCTGCCCAGATGCATGCCGCCGTCAGCCGGAGCCTGGCAGCAGCCCTAGCCAGCAGCCAGGCTGTGCCCAGGGATGGCAGCTCCAGCCCTTAGTGCAGTCCTACCTGGTTCTAGGGAGAAAAGGTCTAGAGGTGGCTGACGACCCTCCCCAACACTGTCTCGCCTGCTGGGATGGACAGAGCAGGCCCAGACACCAAGAACCAGCAGGATGGAGGATGTGCTCGCTCCACTTAGAAGAGAACGGGGTAGGAACCCAGGAGGGGTGGGTGGGTCCGACTCTGGTGGCAGGCTCAGGGTCAAGCCTTGAGTTCCCAAAGTAAGAAACGCCAGTTTCCAGGCCCCAAGAGAGAGGTTACTCTCACCAAGCCCGTGGTCACCCGCCCACAGTCCCAACCAAGTCAGAAGCCTCTTACCTGCTCACCGACCGCGCCCCGTAGTCATCCAGACCCTGGGGAGCAAAGACAGAGCAATCACATGGGGCTGCAGTGACTAAGACTCAGGCCCTTACTGACAAGGTTTCCCTGGTACAGTCCTCATAAAGATGGCTCTGCCCATGTTGTACAGGCTGGGGTCCCCAGGAAGCTGGCTCCATCCCCACCACTCCCTAGCCTCTCTTTAGTCACTGTGGCTGGGGAATATTATTCCAGGCGGCGACATGGATGTGGTGACCTCACAGATCAACAGGGACACCTCCTGTCTGGCCAGTGGTAGGCTGGACCGTGTGTGCCCTCTGTGCATACGGGACAGTGACTTAATGACATCACTGCATATGCCTCCCATGCACTGGGGCTCCCCCCCCAGAAATAGTTTCTGTGGGGACAGTGAAGAGGGGTCAGAGGTCTCAGTAGGCAGAGCGCCTTCCTGCAAAGCCAGGGACTttggaggcagacagagagatgagCAATGGGACGGATGCTTCAGGAGACCACAGATTACCACCCCACCTCACAGATGCCTGGGCTGGCTCTGAGCTGGGGCTCCCGCCCAGGAGGGGACACTCTGGGCACGGACTAACACTAGCTGCAGAGAGCTGCCCATCTCCATCCGATGCGCTGAGCCCAAGGTATTATGGTGAGTTCACCATCCTTGGCTTTCCCAGCCTTGAACCAGTCCCTTCCCAGAGGCTGGCCTATGCCCAAGGTCTATTACTCCACCTGGACACCCCGCTGCCACCGCATGCTTCGAGCGCCAGCTCCAGTGTGGCTCTGATATGAGCGAAGGTTCCAGCCAAGGACATTACCGTCTAGACCCCTCAGACTCAAGCCCCCAAATCAGTCACAGCACCTGAACCGCAGACTCCCTGGAGGGAGCCCTTCCAAAGTGTCCCCTTCCCTCTAGGGCAGGATGGGTACAGCCAAAAGGAGGATCTTGTCTGCTTCAAACATGAGTGTACATCCTTGTCATACTGTCAACAGTATGATTCTGGGACACCATGATGGTCCTCAGGTGACCCAAGAAATGGAAATGGTgggctctctttcttttcccatgtCCAGGGAGAGGTAGGGCTGGATGGAGCCACAGACAAGCTGCTATCCCTTCTGCCCAAGGCTAGAACAGACCAACCTTCTTGGCATGGGAGTCCCAGGTTCAGGTTTGTAGGAGCCACTGTCCAGCCCCATGGGTCCGTCCTACACTCAAAGCCAGACCCCACCTCGGACACGCGGACTGCTAGGGGTTTGCCAGGGACCCTCCTGAGGGCCGAGAGGCCTTAACCAGCCACCAATGGCCTCCCGCTGACTAGAAAGCTCTGGACAGCAGCAGAGACACCTAGCACCCTGCAGCCTTCAGGGAAGGAGTTTGAAGCTCTGATCCCCTGGCCCCGAGGTCCCCAGGTCAGCCAAGCCCAAGTCCCACAGCACACTGAGCAGAAGGCTGCTGAGTACATCAAGTCTGGTAGGAAGTGTGGCTAAAATCCCAAGCTACAGAGCCTCTGCCTCAGGCCTGTCAGCCGAGAGGCCCAGACACCAGTTAGTACCAGTGCCAGGCTCTTGCCAACCAAGTCCACGTGCCCCAGGCCCTAGGGCTCACCTGAGAGAAGGCAGGAACCGCCACACTGTAGGGTCTCTGCTTGAAAGTCCCAGCCGTCTGTGTGGGGAAGGCCCGGGAGGATGTGCCGTAGTCGGGGGGAGGGATGGCCAGGTCATCCTTGTCCAGAAGGTTGCCTGTGCTGCTGCTCTTGCCCTGCTGCAGGCTGTGGGGACAAGGGGCTCAGGCTGGCCAGTGTCCTCTGGAGATACCCGCTCAGCTGCTCTGGGCTGCTGTCAGCAGCCAGTGACATTCTTAGGacttcccctctgccctccctgACCAGTTTCCCTGGACTGTGTGTACAGATGCACCagggtggaagggggaggggagtggccaAACACTTGCTGGGGAAGCCCTGTGACAGGCAGCCATTCACCTTTCCAAGAGCAGCTGGGATTCTCCAAGGGTCAGGAGACACTGGAGACTCAGGGGACCTCCAACCCCGCTCTCAGAGGTAGGCAGTGAGGCGTGGCAGTCAGGATGGGCCAACAGCTGCCCCACACTGCACCTGCTGTTCTTCCCACGGCTCTTGGGACCCCCAACCCCCAGAACACCCCCTAACACCGCAGCATCCCACACTCTCCCACATATGATCTCAAACATACAGCAGGGCCTATGAGACGGTGCTGTAGAAGCCCTGCCCAGTTTGTTGCCCAGGGGCCCTGACTAGCCAGTACGCTCACCTCATGTGCAACCTGTCACTTCCGTCGCTGTCCAGGACCCGAGTGTAGGAGAAGGGAAACCAGCCCCGCCTAGAAGAAAGGCCCTAGGTGAGAGAGCCCAGAATCCATTCTATAGGCTCTTCAGATGCAGCACAGTGGCCCCTGCTGACCGCTGTCAGATCGCGGGTCCTACTGGTTCCCCAGCCTGTCCCCATGCTCCAGGGAGACCATGATCTGACGTGGCTGGAGCCAGCTCTGCACCTGGCCCCAAGGGTGAGGCAGCCTAGAAGCTCAGTTTGGTGGAGCCATGGGTCTGACCACCTGTACCTCACCTGCCACACAGCCCACTACCATGATGGGTCCAGACCAGGAGACCAGTGGGACAGAGGCGACAAAGCTTCCTATTCCTCAGAGACCTCTCGCAGGCTCCCTGCCACGTAGGCAGCTGCCACTGGGGCACAGCAAAGCTCAGCTTATGCCTCGATTTGGCCACAGCGGCTTAGCATAAGGGGTCAAAGACAGACCCAGATAAAAGCTACTGCTTTCCCGGGGATGCGGGCTGCCTCTGGGTGGTGCCAAGACTTGGTGACATTGCCGCAGGCTATTCAGGCCTAcaggagagtttggagggaggtgTCTCAGGCTGGTCAAGTCTGCTCTGCCACATACTTTAGGGAAACCATACATAGGCTCCCATCTTGAAAATGGccaggtgtgccaccatgcacacacatccagaAAACCGTGTCCTCTGCCAAAGAATGAGCAATCACAGGACACAGAGTAACGGGCAATAATGATGAGGTTGGTGGGGAAAGGCCGgggtatgtgcctgtgtgttgtgCTTGTCTCTCCTGCTCAGGTTTCCCAGGAGGAGACCCTCTGACTTTGTCAGCACATCCGAGTGTCccatgtgtccccccccccccgttccccTCCCCCCTGCGTGCAGAGGTAGGCAGGCTTCTCAGCCGCACCCCCTGCGGGTGGTGCTCACATCTTGGTCTTCTCACTCTCGCCGTAGTGCCAGCCATCACGGGCCTCGGGCACGAGCAGCGTGATGAGGTCGCCCTCCTTGAAGCTCAGCAGAGTGCTGTTGTCTCCGGCAGCGTGGGAGAAAATGGCCTTGACCCGCATGCGGCCGTTACGTTCGAGGCCAGCTGCCATGGAGCTCGAACGTGGCAACGTCTTGTTCTCAGCTGCCGGGACAAAGGGTGTGTGCGTGAGAGGACTTCATGTCAGACGGAGCCGGGATACAAGCATTCACAACAGTCATGGACCAAACACAGGAACTGTCACGTGATCAACGGAAGCCCCCTCCACCCTCTAGCCCGTCTGCTGCGGAGTGGGCTCTGGTCTTCTCCCACCATGCCACACTCCCAATCAATACGCACTACATGCTCGCACATGCATAACATGCCCATGCACAGGTATTTgtagacatgcacacaggcatatgcacacacatgccatgtaGAAACGCGTGTTCATatatatacctacatacatactCCCACAGTcatgcgcacgcgcacgcacacgcactcaCAAGCCTTGGTTTTTCAGCCTAGCACCCTTGGGCCCTTACTGGTCGCATAGCTGTTCTTCGGGGTCACGCTCTTGCGCACGGGGAGTGTGTTGGAATACGAGTCACTCAGCTTGCTTTGAGACTGCGGAGGAGACAGGGATTTGGGCTGGGCAGCCTTGCGGTCAGCCCAGGGGTTGTAGTCCTCGCTGTCCGGGCCTGCGACGCCATTCATGACAGGTACATTCTCCTGAGCAGACATCcgctggaggaagaggcaggggcagggcgTCGCTGGGAGCCAGCTTGGGAGTACCCTGCACCCACCACAGGGGCCTGGGCTCAGCGCACTGGGCTTGCCCTTTAGAGAACACGCTGCCACCCCAGGCAAAGGGACCCACCCCCGTAAGCTTTTGAAGTCCCAGGACTCACCCCCACAAACGGGGCCAGCTCAGGTGGCACTGGCAAGGGTTTGGCTCCAGGAATGGGGTCTGAGATGACCAGGTTGGACTTGGAGGCTGACAGGGAACTAGGGAGGATAGAGCCGTTGCTGCTGGCTATCTGCTGCATCAGCTGGACGGCACGGTCTGGAATCTTGTTGGGGTCAGCACAGGCTTGCTGCCACAGAGGCAGCTTCTGAGCTAGCAACTCCTTGCCCTAGAGCGGAAGACACAGGACAGGAAGGGAGTCAGTTGCAGCCCGAGTTCCTGCAGCGGGGCACAGTCCAGAGGTGTCACTCAGAGCAGCACCACCTTGCATGCAtgtagcctgtcccagccccagtGCTGTCCTTCATCAGCGGTCCCTCAAAGGCCACCTGTAGGCCTTGCGTCTCGAGGGGGGGGTACCTGCTAAAGGGCCTGGCGAGCACTTATGTGCTAAGTCCCTGAGAGGACACCAGGCATGGAATCAGACCAAGGGAGGCCCTGCTCTGGAAGTGCCTCCTCGGGGgcctggagggaaaaaaaaaaccggaCGGGCTCACACAGCCAGCCCTAGGATAGGCAGCTCCTTTGTAGACAGGTGTGAGGGGGGTTAAAACTGGAGATGGGACGGACCTGCCCAGTCACGATCAGGCCAGGAGGGTGGGGATGTGCACAGGTGGCCCCTACCCGGAGACAGGCTTGGCATTTCTATCCAAGAGCTTGGCTTGCCCCTGGGGCACATGAAGTCCTATCTCAGGTACAGCCAACCCCGTGAGCGTACAGGATGCACAGAGGATGAGGGGGCATAGACACAACACTGGATTCTGCTTTGGGGTCTTGTGTCTACTTGAAGAAACTCAAAGGCTTGAATGGGCAGTGCGCTGTGCCTGGCATCTGGGAACAGGTGAGGCAGCCCCTGTCCCTGCTACCCATTAGGACAGGTGGGCCTCCAGGGC containing:
- the Baiap2 gene encoding brain-specific angiogenesis inhibitor 1-associated protein 2 isoform X1; this translates as MSLSRSEEMHRLTENVYKTIMEQFNPSLRNFIAMGKNYEKALAGVTFAAKGYFDALVKMGELASESQGSKELGDVLFQMAEVHRQIQNQLEETLKSFHNELLTQLEQKVELDSRYLSAALKKYQTEQRSKGDALDKCQAELKKLRKKSQGSKNPQKYSDKELQYIDAISNKQGELENYVSDGYKTALTEERRRFCFLVEKQCAVAKNSAAYHSKGKELLAQKLPLWQQACADPNKIPDRAVQLMQQIASSNGSILPSSLSASKSNLVISDPIPGAKPLPVPPELAPFVGRMSAQENVPVMNGVAGPDSEDYNPWADRKAAQPKSLSPPQSQSKLSDSYSNTLPVRKSVTPKNSYATTENKTLPRSSSMAAGLERNGRMRVKAIFSHAAGDNSTLLSFKEGDLITLLVPEARDGWHYGESEKTKMRGWFPFSYTRVLDSDGSDRLHMSLQQGKSSSTGNLLDKDDLAIPPPDYGTSSRAFPTQTAGTFKQRPYSVAVPAFSQGLDDYGARSVSRNPFANVHLKPTVTNDRSAPLLS
- the Baiap2 gene encoding brain-specific angiogenesis inhibitor 1-associated protein 2 isoform X4, with translation MSLSRSEEMHRLTENVYKTIMEQFNPSLRNFIAMGKNYEKALAGVTFAAKGYFDALVKMGELASESQGSKELGDVLFQMAEVHRQIQNQLEETLKSFHNELLTQLEQKVELDSRYLSAALKKYQTEQRSKGDALDKCQAELKKLRKKSQGSKNPQKYSDKELQYIDAISNKQGELENYVSDGYKTALTEERRRFCFLVEKQCAVAKNSAAYHSKGKELLAQKLPLWQQACADPNKIPDRAVQLMQQIASSNGSILPSSLSASKSNLVISDPIPGAKPLPVPPELAPFVGSQSKLSDSYSNTLPVRKSVTPKNSYATTENKTLPRSSSMAAGLERNGRMRVKAIFSHAAGDNSTLLSFKEGDLITLLVPEARDGWHYGESEKTKMRGWFPFSYTRVLDSDGSDRLHMSLQQGKSSSTGNLLDKDDLAIPPPDYGTSSRAFPTQTAGTFKQRPYSVAVPAFSQGLDDYGARSVSRNPFANVHLKPTVTNDRSAPLLS
- the Baiap2 gene encoding brain-specific angiogenesis inhibitor 1-associated protein 2 isoform X3: MSLSRSEEMHRLTENVYKTIMEQFNPSLRNFIAMGKNYEKALAGVTFAAKGYFDALVKMGELASESQGSKELGDVLFQMAEVHRQIQNQLEETLKSFHNELLTQLEQKVELDSRYLSAALKKYQTEQRSKGDALDKCQAELKKLRKKSQGSKNPQKYSDKELQYIDAISNKQGELENYVSDGYKTALTEERRRFCFLVEKQCAVAKNSAAYHSKGKELLAQKLPLWQQACADPNKIPDRAVQLMQQIASSNGSILPSSLSASKSNLVISDPIPGAKPLPVPPELAPFVGRMSAQENVPVMNGVAGPDSEDYNPWADRKAAQPKSLSPPQSQSKLSDSYSNTLPVRKSVTPKNSYATTENKTLPRSSSMAAGLERNGRMRVKAIFSHAAGDNSTLLSFKEGDLITLLVPEARDGWHYGESEKTKMRGWFPFSYTRVLDSDGSDRLHMSLQQGKSSSTGNLLDKDDLAIPPPDYGTSSRAFPTQTAGTFKQRPYSVAVPAFSQGLDDYGARSVSSVDVEVARF
- the Baiap2 gene encoding brain-specific angiogenesis inhibitor 1-associated protein 2 isoform X2 codes for the protein MSLSRSEEMHRLTENVYKTIMEQFNPSLRNFIAMGKNYEKALAGVTFAAKGYFDALVKMGELASESQGSKELGDVLFQMAEVHRQIQNQLEETLKSFHNELLTQLEQKVELDSRYLSAALKKYQTEQRSKGDALDKCQAELKKLRKKSQGSKNPQKYSDKELQYIDAISNKQGELENYVSDGYKTALTEERRRFCFLVEKQCAVAKNSAAYHSKGKELLAQKLPLWQQACADPNKIPDRAVQLMQQIASSNGSILPSSLSASKSNLVISDPIPGAKPLPVPPELAPFVGRMSAQENVPVMNGVAGPDSEDYNPWADRKAAQPKSLSPPQSQSKLSDSYSNTLPVRKSVTPKNSYATTENKTLPRSSSMAAGLERNGRMRVKAIFSHAAGDNSTLLSFKEGDLITLLVPEARDGWHYGESEKTKMRGWFPFSYTRVLDSDGSDRLHMSLQQGKSSSTGNLLDKDDLAIPPPDYGTSSRAFPTQTAGTFKQRPYSVAVPAFSQGLDDYGARSVSSGSGTLVSTV